One stretch of Labrenzia sp. CE80 DNA includes these proteins:
- the recN gene encoding DNA repair protein RecN, with amino-acid sequence MLVTLAIRDIVLIDRLDLDFSNGMSVLTGETGAGKSILLDSLSLAIGGRGDADLVRHGESQGQVTAVFDVPGNHAVRQLLRDNDVEDDGDIILRRVQTADGRTRAFVNDQPVSVGLMKQAGALLVEIHGQHDDRALVDPESHRQLVDSFAGLQDDVMRVGDAYTAYRQAEKAVRDHTARIETARKEADYLKAAVDELTLLAPDGGEEEDLAARRTTMMQVEKIAGDLNDAFETLNGGASPIPELSSLLRRMERKADQVPHLLNAPVRALASALDSLEDARGGLETALRETDFDPRELEAVEERLFALRAAGRKFSVPVDELAALCAGMSADLADLDAGEDKLAALEATAVKAKETYDARALKLSDKRQKAAHALEKAVGAELPALKLERARFIVEATRDPEARGKSGIDQMEFHVQTNPGTRPGPMMKVASGGELSRFLLALKVSLADKGSAPTLVFDEIDTGVGGAVAEAIGVRLARLAANVQVLTVTHAPQVAARAAGHFLIAKEAADKERVATRVRLIDEDHRREEIARMLAGSTITEEARAAASKLIAEAAQ; translated from the coding sequence ATGCTCGTGACGCTGGCCATTCGCGACATTGTCCTGATTGACCGTCTCGATCTCGATTTTTCAAACGGAATGTCCGTGCTCACCGGGGAAACCGGCGCGGGTAAATCCATCTTGCTTGACTCGTTGTCTCTGGCGATTGGTGGGCGAGGGGATGCTGATCTCGTGCGCCATGGTGAAAGCCAGGGCCAGGTGACAGCGGTTTTCGACGTTCCTGGCAATCACGCAGTTCGTCAGTTGTTGCGCGACAACGATGTAGAGGATGATGGCGACATCATCTTGCGCCGGGTTCAGACCGCTGATGGACGGACGCGGGCCTTCGTCAATGACCAGCCTGTTAGTGTCGGCCTGATGAAGCAGGCTGGTGCGTTACTGGTGGAGATTCACGGCCAGCATGATGACCGAGCCCTGGTCGATCCGGAAAGCCATCGCCAGCTTGTAGACAGCTTTGCAGGCCTCCAGGACGATGTGATGCGGGTCGGTGACGCCTATACAGCTTACCGGCAGGCGGAAAAAGCGGTTCGCGACCACACGGCAAGAATAGAGACCGCGCGTAAGGAAGCGGATTACCTCAAGGCCGCGGTCGATGAATTGACGCTTCTGGCGCCCGATGGCGGCGAAGAAGAAGATCTGGCGGCACGCCGGACCACCATGATGCAGGTGGAAAAGATTGCCGGCGATCTCAACGATGCGTTCGAGACCCTCAACGGCGGTGCATCGCCAATCCCCGAGCTGTCCAGTCTTCTGCGCCGCATGGAGCGCAAGGCGGACCAGGTGCCGCATTTGCTCAATGCGCCGGTGAGAGCGCTGGCCTCAGCGCTCGACAGCCTCGAAGATGCACGTGGGGGGCTGGAAACGGCGCTTCGCGAGACGGATTTCGATCCGAGGGAACTGGAAGCCGTCGAAGAGCGCCTCTTTGCTCTGCGAGCCGCAGGACGCAAGTTCTCCGTTCCGGTTGATGAGCTTGCTGCGCTCTGCGCCGGCATGAGCGCCGACCTTGCGGATCTGGACGCTGGCGAAGACAAGCTTGCTGCCTTGGAGGCGACGGCGGTCAAGGCAAAAGAGACTTATGACGCCAGGGCGTTGAAGCTCTCGGACAAGCGCCAGAAAGCGGCCCATGCCCTGGAGAAGGCCGTGGGTGCGGAGCTGCCGGCGCTGAAACTGGAGCGCGCTCGCTTCATCGTTGAAGCAACGCGCGATCCGGAAGCGCGCGGAAAGTCTGGCATTGACCAGATGGAGTTTCACGTCCAGACCAACCCGGGAACCCGGCCCGGCCCGATGATGAAAGTGGCGTCCGGCGGGGAGCTGTCACGGTTTCTGTTGGCGTTGAAGGTATCTCTGGCAGACAAGGGTTCTGCGCCGACATTGGTGTTCGACGAGATCGACACCGGGGTCGGCGGTGCTGTCGCTGAAGCCATCGGCGTGCGCCTGGCCCGACTTGCGGCCAATGTTCAGGTTCTTACTGTCACCCACGCACCGCAGGTGGCGGCGAGAGCGGCGGGTCATTTCCTGATTGCCAAGGAAGCTGCGGACAAGGAACGGGTCGCAACCCGTGTCCGACTGATCGATGAAGATCACCGGCGCGAGGAAATCGCGCGGATGCTTGCCGGCAGCACCATCACCGAAGAAGCCCGGGCGGCGGCCAGCAAGTTGATCGCTGAAGCAGCGCAGTAA